The DNA window CATCGAGGGAGATATCGGTGGGCTCGTTCGGGTAGCCTTCGCGGGCGTACCGCCGGACGAGCGCCACGACCTGTTCGATGCGTTCGATGCCGCGCTCGACGCTGGTGCGCATGCGCTCCGCGCTCGAGCGGGCCTTCGCCACGCGCTGCTGCCGCTCCTCGTCGGAGAGTCCCTCCTTCTTCAGCGCCTCGTCGATGCGCTTCAGGGCCTCGTCGATGACGAAGTAGCCCCCCTTGATGTACGAGAGCGGGTTGTGGATCTCGTGGGCCAGCCCGGCGCTTACGATCTCGAGGCTCTTCGTCTGCGCCTGGAGCACGGTGGCCGCCTCGCGTCCGCGACGCGCGAGGAGCTTGCGCACCGTGGCGCGGAGCTCCTCGGGGCTGAAGGGCTTGGCCAGGTAGACGTCCGCCCCGGCCTCGTGCGCCTGGAGGCGGTCCTCGAGCTGGTTCTTGGCCGTGAGCATCACCACCGGGGTGGCGGCCATCTCCTTCTCGCTGCGGAGCGCGGCGATCATCGAGCGTCCGTCCATCTCGGGCATCATGAAGTCGGTGACGATCACGTCCGGGCGTTCGCGGCGCGCGAGCTCGAGGCCCTGCTTGCCGTCCTGCGCCAGGTAGACCGCGTGCTCTCCCTGGAGCTGCAGGTGCAAAAAGCGCAGCACCTCCACGTTGTCCTCGACCACGAGGACCTTGGTCGCCCTGGGCTCGTCTCCGCGGTCGCGCACGATCCGCCGCTCGGTGGCCTCCTCGAGCTGCAGGAAGCGGTAGTCCTTTCGCTCCTGGAGCTGCAGCGTCCACTCGAGCGGTTCGCGGTCCTCGCGGCGCCGCGTGCTGTCGGTCGGCGTGTTGCGGCGTCGTCGGTCGATGGCCTGCGGCGGGATGTGAGCCGTCCCGGGCTTGAGGCAGAGGGTGAAGGTGCTCCCCCGTCCGACCTCGCTCTCCACGTCGATCCGACCGCCGTGGAGCACGGCGATCTCGCGCGCGAAGGCGAGGCCGATCCCGGAGCCGCCGTAGCGCCGCGTGACCGACCCGTCGGCCTGGGCGAAGCGCTCGAAGATCGCCTCGCGCTTGTCCTCGGGGATGCCGACGCCGGTGTCGCTCACGGCGAGGTGGATCTCGTCGCTTGACTCGGCGAGGCGGATCGTGACTTTGCCCCCCGTGCCCGTGAACTTGAGCGCGTTCGAGACGAGGTTCACCACCACGCGCTCCATCTTCTCCTGGTCGACGTGCAGGTCCTCCGGCTTGGCCTCGAGCGCGAGCGCGAGCTCGATCCCCTTGCGCTGGGCCAGGGGACGCGCGTACTCGACCGTCTCCGAGAGGAGCGCGTGTAGGTCGGTCCGGTCGAGCCGTAGGCGCATGAAGCGCTCCTCGATCTTCGCCAGGTCGAGGAGGTCGTTGATCAGCTTCAGCAGCTTCAGCGCGTTGCGCTTGACGGTCTCCAGGTAGCTCCGCTGCGTGGGGTCGAAGGTCCCGAGGTCTCCGTCGAGCATGCTCTCCACCGGGGAGAGGATCATGGTCAGCGGGGTGCGCAGCTCGTGCGTCACGTTCGAGAAGAACTGGCTCTTGAGGCGGTCGAGGTCGGTGAGGCGTCCGAGGGCCTGCTCCAGCGAGCCCTTGGTCTTCTCCAGGCTCTGGCGGTTGGCGAACTCGCGCAGCTCGAGCCCGTAGCGCACCTGGAGCGAGGCCATGGTGATGACCATCGTGCTGAGCAGGAAGAACTGGTTGCCGAGCGCCACGCTGAACTGCGAGACGTGCAGCCGCCCGACGAGGACCGGGGCCATGTAGAAGCCGTAGAGGAGCAGGTTGAACAGCCCGTGCAGCCGCCAGTTCCAGGTGAAGAAGAAGCCGACGCCGATGATGACGAGGATCATCCCCGCGTAGTAGGGCGACTCGTAGCCCTGGTGCAGCCAGCACATCATGGCGATGGACCAGCCGAGGAGCAGGGTGAGCGTGAAGCCGAGCAGGTTGACGTGTCGCTCGACCCAGGCGCGGTGCGTCCCGACGGCCACGAGCAGCGCGATGGCGTACACGCTGCTGGCGCCGCGTAGAAAGAGCGTGCGGTAGACGTGCTGGGGGATGACGAACCAGTCGAGGAGCCAGAAGAGCGGCACGAGCAGGGCCACCAGGAGGGCGACCCACCGGAGAGAAGCGGCGTTCTTGCGGCGGACGACCTGGAGGAAGAGCGCGAGGTCCGCGACCTCGGTCATGGCTTCCGGATGAGCAACATGTAGTAGCCCCCGGAGGGCTCGGGGATGACCTTCACCTCGGCCGGGTCGGGGATCTTCTTGGCCAGCTCGAGCATGTCGGACTCGCTGCGGTAGACCAGCGTCCAGTCGAGGACGTACTCGGTGGTCCAGGCGTGGAAGTTCGGGCCGAGCGCGTTGCCGATGGTCAGGAGCCCGCCCGGGACGAGCTTTTCGTAGAGGTTCCGGATGAGGAACTGGGCGCGGCGCTCGGTGAGGTAGTCGAAGAGGCCGACCGAGTAGATGAGGTGCTGCGGCTCGTCGGCCAGCATGGAGTGCGGGTCGGTGAGGAACTGCACGAACGACATGAACATGCAGCGCAGCGTGCCGGGCGCGCTGGCGCCGGCGATCTCGCGATAGATGTCGTGGTAGGCGAGGGAGAGCGCCTCCTCCTCCTGGTCGATGAGCGTCCAGTGGATGTGCTTGGGCCAGACGCCGCGCGCGGTGACGAACTCCAGCACCTCGCGCGCCGGTCCCGCCCCGAGGCTGCTCACGCGGAAGGTGTCCTCGGAGGAGCGGGTGGCGAGGAAGCGCTCGTGCTCCTCCTCGTGGATCTTGAGCATCACGTCCTTGCGGGTGCGCACGCCGGCGGCGAGCGGCTCCTCGCAGGAGAGCTTGTTCATCACCTTGTCGAAGGCGTTGGCCCCCTCGAGCCCGTTGCGGTAGATGTACATCATCGTTTGGTAGTCGCCGGGGTAGCCGAGCGGCTTGCTATAGGCGCGATGGAGCACCGGCACGCCCATGAGCAGCGGCGTGATCATGGCCTCGGTGTACTCCTTCATCGCCTTGCGCACCTCGGGGTCACCGAAGTGCGGGTAGGCGATCTTCGCCGCCGAGCGCGTGAACTCGTTCCACGGGCCGCGGATCGCGCGCAGAGCCTTGCGGATCATCTGCTCGATGCCGAGCTGGCCGCCTTCGCCGAGCTCGGCGTAGCGCTCCTCGTGATGCACCAGGCACCGCCGGTAGTACTGGAGGAAGTGCACGGCGTGCTCGACCGCGTCGCGATAGGCGGGGGGGACGTGCTTGCGCACCAGGTCGGGACCGTCGGACAGGTCCTTCTTGAGCTTCTGCTCCTCGTTCTTGCGCTGGATGTCCGGCAGGTCGAGGAAGCCCTTCACGAGCTGCAGGCCGACGAGCAGGCGCCGCGGCGTGCGCTCCGTGCGGGCCACGCGCGCCGGTCCGCGGTAGGCCGGCAGGTCGTGCACGAGCACGGTGATCTCGGGCACCGCGTCGATGACCCAGTCCGTCGAGTCCTTCGGCGCGAAGAAGGAGAGCCCGTTCATCGACAGGTCGCGGAGCGTGTACTCCTCGCCGCCGATGATCAGCTTGGCGGCGTTGTAGCTGAGGAGTTCTTTGACCAGGACGCGCTGGGCGCGGAAATTCACCGCGCGCCCCAGCCCGCCCACGAGTTCTTCGTAGGAGCGAACCATCCCTGCTTCCCTCGATGAGGTCGAACCTCGGGCTCTTAAGTAACCAGCGGCAGCCGTATACGGAAGCAAGTCCCCCGTCCAGGAGCGCTCTCGCACTCCATACTGCCGCCGTGACGTTCCACCGTGGCCTTGCTCACCTTCAACCCGAGCCCCAGTCCGTCCCCCGCACGCGTGGTGAAGAAAGGCGTAAACAGTTTCTGTCGCACCTCGTCAGTCATACCACAGCCGGCGTCCTCGACGGCAATCTCTACCGTACGGTCCTGACGCGCGGTGCGGATGGCGACGCGGTCCCCCGGCCGGGTGGCCTGAAAGGCGTTGCGCAGCAGGTTCAGCAGAACCTGTACGATGCGATACCGGTCCAGGGGGAGAGATCCCGCCCCGCCCAGGTGGACCTCGACCTTGCGCTCCCGGGCCAGGGGGTCGAAGCGCGCGAGCTCCACGGTGCGCGCCACGAGCTGGTCCACGTCCACGGCGACGGGAGCGAACGACTCGGGCCGCCCCTCGGCGAAGGCGAGCAGATCCCCGAGCATCACCTCGAGGGCGTGGACGCCGTCGGTGGCGTGCCCCATGAGCGTGGAGAGGTCCGGGTCCGCGGGCTGCGCCGCGGCCAGCCGCTCGACGTGGCTGAGCTGCGCCAGGCTGCCCCCGAGGCGGCCCATGAGCGTCCCGGTGATCCGGCCGATCGTGGAGAGTCGCTCGGCCTGCAGCAGGCGGTCCTGGGTCTGCTTGAGCTGGGTCAGCGCCGACTGCAGCCGCCGCGTCTCGCCGCGGTATTCCTCGACGGCGCAAGCCAGCGCGTAGTCGGTCTGCTCGGCCTGGTAGGCCTTGCGGATCGCGTCGGCCACGAAGGAGATGGGGGCGCGGTCGGGCACGAGCCGGAAGACGCGCCAGGTGTTGATCGCCTCGAGGAGCACGTCCTTGTCGCGATTACCGCCGTAGACCACCGGACGGCCGGGCCGGGCCATCTCGAGGAGGCGCAGGAGGCGCATGCGATGGGGGCCGCCGAAATCCTGCGGGGTGAGCAGCAGGACGGCGGGGCCACGCAGGCTGTCGTCCAGGTCCGACGGTACGGCGTGGAGCTCGGCGCCGAGGCCGAGGTCCTGGGCCAGGCTGCTCCCGACGGCGTCACGCGCGGCGGGGGCCATCCAGAGGCGCAGCGGCACCGGGTAGCGGGAGACGAATTCGGCGAGCGGG is part of the Deltaproteobacteria bacterium genome and encodes:
- a CDS encoding response regulator, whose product is MTEVADLALFLQVVRRKNAASLRWVALLVALLVPLFWLLDWFVIPQHVYRTLFLRGASSVYAIALLVAVGTHRAWVERHVNLLGFTLTLLLGWSIAMMCWLHQGYESPYYAGMILVIIGVGFFFTWNWRLHGLFNLLLYGFYMAPVLVGRLHVSQFSVALGNQFFLLSTMVITMASLQVRYGLELREFANRQSLEKTKGSLEQALGRLTDLDRLKSQFFSNVTHELRTPLTMILSPVESMLDGDLGTFDPTQRSYLETVKRNALKLLKLINDLLDLAKIEERFMRLRLDRTDLHALLSETVEYARPLAQRKGIELALALEAKPEDLHVDQEKMERVVVNLVSNALKFTGTGGKVTIRLAESSDEIHLAVSDTGVGIPEDKREAIFERFAQADGSVTRRYGGSGIGLAFAREIAVLHGGRIDVESEVGRGSTFTLCLKPGTAHIPPQAIDRRRRNTPTDSTRRREDREPLEWTLQLQERKDYRFLQLEEATERRIVRDRGDEPRATKVLVVEDNVEVLRFLHLQLQGEHAVYLAQDGKQGLELARRERPDVIVTDFMMPEMDGRSMIAALRSEKEMAATPVVMLTAKNQLEDRLQAHEAGADVYLAKPFSPEELRATVRKLLARRGREAATVLQAQTKSLEIVSAGLAHEIHNPLSYIKGGYFVIDEALKRIDEALKKEGLSDEERQQRVAKARSSAERMRTSVERGIERIEQVVALVRRYAREGYPNEPTDISLDAAVRDVVKLVAPRDARHVELAVELACPEATVRCVPEEMHQVIRNLTQNALDAVGDGGKVVVRTRRAGERVVLEVSDDGPGIPRELLTRIFTPFFTTKAPGKGMGLGLAIVHQVVTQAGGTIVAESEAGHGTTFRVELPAPSLPSSALPC